One part of the Suncus etruscus isolate mSunEtr1 chromosome 2, mSunEtr1.pri.cur, whole genome shotgun sequence genome encodes these proteins:
- the PITPNM2 gene encoding membrane-associated phosphatidylinositol transfer protein 2 isoform X1, with protein MIIKEYRIPLPMTVEEYRIAQLYMIQKKSRNETSGEGSGVEILENRPYTDGPGGSGQYTHKVYHVGMHIPGWFRSILPKAALRVVEESWNAYPYTRTRFTCPFVEKFSIDIETFYKSDSGENPNVFNLSPAEKNQLTIDFIDIVKDPMPPSEYKTDEDPRLFHSIKTQRGPLADNWIEEYQRRLLPLMCAYKLCKVEFRYWGMQSKIERFIHDTGLRKVMVRAHRQAWCWQDEWFGLSMENIRELEKEAQLMLSRKMAQFAQDKEEEEEEAAELTKNPQDLVSRESPQPSISSSGEPLPGRGGLKKQWSTSSKSSRSSKRGASPSRHSLSEWRMQSIARDSDESSEDEFFDAHEDLSDPEEMYPKDISKWDSNDLMDKIEGPEPDTTQDSLFGQNAPEYRVISSVEQLNIIEDEASPPLAVAPSKIHVLLLLLHGGTLLDRGAGDPSSKQGDANTIATVFDSVVRVHYPSALGRLAIRLVPCPPVCSDAFALISNLSPYSHDEGCLSSNQDHIPLAALPLLATSAPQYQDAVATVIQRANLAYGDFIKSQEGTAFSGQVCLIGDCVGGVLAFDALCHSNQPLCESQSSSRRGSVASVASVQDADLLAPGTLVNAANCPSSSNLESSRHLSRSNIDIPHSNGTEDPKRQLPRKRSDSSTYELDTIQQHQAFLSSLHARVLRKESGARRSSSSTVLDSAGTPSKFDFEIADLFLFGCPLGLVLALRKTVIPALDIFQLRPACQQVYNLFHPADPSASRLEPLLERRFHALAPFSVPRYQRYPLGDGCSTLLVSVLVLCSFPSAPVEAVQRHPELVLEGPSGDGFLETSIPVPAPRSGPGCVESDALQAHSAVLQEQATPSSPGVPPASRGFRRASEISIASQVSGMAESYTASSIAQIAAKWWGQKRIDYALYCPDALTAFPTVALPHLFHASYWESTDVVSFLLRQVMRHDCSSILDLDGKEVSVFSPSKPREKWQRRRTHVKLRNVTANHRVNDALANEDGPQVLMGRFMYGPLDMVTLTGEKVDIHIMLQPPSGEWLYLDTLVTSSSGRVSYTIPETQRLGVGVYPIKMVVRGDHTFADSYITVLPKGTEFVVFSIDGSFAASVSIMGSDPKVRAGAVDVVRHWQDLGYLIIYVTGRPDMQKQRVVAWLAQHNFPHGVVSFCDGLVHDPLRHKANFLKLLITELHLRVHAAYGSTKDVAVYSSISLSPMQIYIVGRPTKKLQQQCQFITDGYAAHLAQLKYNHRARPARNTTTRMALRKGSFGLPGQGDFLRSRNHLLRTISAQPSGPSHRHEQTPSQADTEQRGQRSMSMAAGCWGRNVAGRLEPGASTGPK; from the exons ATGATCATAAAGGAATACCGGATCCCTCTGCCGATGACCGTGGAGGAGTACCGCATCGCCCAGCTCTACATGATCCAG AAGAAGAGCCGGAATGAAACGTCAGGCGAGGGCAGCGGCGTGGAGATCCTAGAGAACCGGCCGTACACTGACGGCCCCGGGGGCTCGGGCCAGTACACGCACAAGGTCTACCATGTGGGCATGCATATCCCGGGCTGGTTCCGCTCCATTCTGCCCAAGGCCGCCCTGCGGGTGGTGGAGGAATCCTGGAACGCGTACCCCTACACCCGGACCCG GTTCACTTGTCCTTTCGTGGAGAAATTTTCCATCGACATCGAGACTTTCTACAAAAGCGACTCGGGCGAAAACCCCAACGTGTTCAACCTGTCTCCTGCGGAGAAGAACCAACTGACCATCG ACTTCATCGACATCGTCAAGGACCCCATGCCCCCCAGCGAGTACAAGACGGACGAGGACCCCCGGCTCTTCCACTCCATCAAGACGCAGCGAGGACCCCTGGCCGACAACTGGATCGAGGAGTATCAGCGGCGCCTCCTGCCCCTCATGTGCGCCTACAAACTATGCAAGGTGGAGTTCCGCTACTGGGGTATGCAGTCCAAGATCGAGAGGTTCATCCACGACACAG GCCTGCGGAAGGTGATGGTCCGTGCCCACAGACAGGCCTGGTGCTGGCAGGACGAGTGGTTTGGGCTGAGCATGGAGAACATTCGAGAGCTGGAGAAGGAGGCGCAGCTCATGCTGTCCCGCAAGATGGCCCAGTTCGCACAGgacaaggaggaagaggaggaggaggccgcGGAGCTCACCAAGAATCCCCAGGACCTGGTCTCGAGGGAGTCTCCCCAGCCTAGTATCAGCAGCAGCGGGGAGCCCCTGCCTGGCCGGGGGGGCCTCAAGAAACAGTGGTCCACGTCCTCCAAGTCCTCACGGTCATCCAAGCGGGGAG CCAGCCCTTCCCGGCACAGCCTGTCTGAGTGGCGAATGCAGAGCATTGCCCGGGACTCGGACGAGAGCTCGGAGGATGAGTTCTTCGATGCACATG AGGACTTGTCGGACCCCGAGGAGATGTATCCCAAGGATATCAGCAAGTGGGACTCCAACGACCTCATGGACAAAATCGAAGGCCCTGAGCCGGACACAACACAGG ACAGCCTGTTTGGCCAGAATGCCCCCGAGTACCGTGTCATCTCCAGCGTTGAGCAGCTGAATATCATAGAG GACGAGGCCAGCCCCCCTCTTGCGGTTGCACCCTCCAAGATCcatgtgctgctgctgctgttacaCGGGGGGACACTCCTGGACAGGGGCGCAGGGGACCCCAGCTCCAAGCAGGGTGATGCCAACACCATAGCCACCGTCTTCGACTCCGTGGTGCGGGTGCACTATCCCAGCGCCCTGGGCCGCCTCGCCATCCGCCTGGTGCCCTGTCCACCCGTCTGCTCTGACGCCTTCGCGCTCATCTCCAA TCTCAGTCCCTACAGCCACGACGAAGGCTGCTTGTCCAGCAACCAGGATCACATCCCCCTGGCAGCTCTGCCCCTGCTGGCCACCTCTGCGCCCCAGTACCAGGACGCCGTGGCCACAGTCATCCAAAGGGCCAACCTGGCCTACGGGGACTTCATCAAGTCCCAGGAGGGCACAGCCTTCAGCGGGCAG GTCTGTCTGATCGGGGACTGCGTGGGGGGCGTCCTGGCATTCGACGCCTTGTGCCACAGCAACCAGCCGCTTTGCGAAAGCCAGAGCAGCAGCCGACGGGGTAGCGTGGCCAGCGTGGCCAGCGTGCAG GACGCGGACCTGTTGGCCCCAGGCACCCTGGTGAACGCAGCGAACTGCCCCAGCAGCAGCAACCTGGAGAGCAGCCGGCACCTCAGCCGCAGCAACATTGACATCCCGCACAGCAACGGCACCGAGGACCCCAAAAGGCAGCTGCCCCGCAAGAGGAGCGACTCGTCCACCTATGAGCTGGACACCATTCAGCAGCACCAGGCCTTTCTGTCCAG CCTCCATGCCCGGGTCCTGAGGAAGGAATCTGGTGCCCGCCGTTCCAGCAGCTCCACCGTGCTGGATAGCGCTGGCACCCCGAGCAAGTTTGACTTCGAGATCGCAGACCTCTTCCTCTTCGGATGTCCCCTGGGGCTGGTGCTGGCCCTACGGAAAACCGTCATTCCAGCCCTGGACA TTTTCCAGCTGCGGCCCGCCTGCCAGCAAGTATACAACCTCTTCCACCCCGCCGACCCCTCGGCCTCACGTCTGGAGCCCCTACTTGAGCGCCGCTTCCACGCCTTGGCCCCCTTCAGTGTCCCTCGATACCAGCGCTACCCGCTGGGGGACGGCTGCTCCACGCTGCTGG TATCTGTCCTTGTCCTCTGTTCTTTCCCGTCTGCTCCAGTGGAGGCCGTGCAGAGACACCCAGAGCTGGTCCTGGAGGGCCCCTCCGGGGATGGCTTCCTGGAGACCAGCATTCCGGTCCCCGCGCCCCGTTCCGGCCCTGGCTGCGTGGAGT CGGATGCACTCCAGGCCCACAGCGCGGTCTTGCAGGAGCAGGCGACCCCCTCCTCACCCGGCGTGCCCCCTGCTTCCCGAGGCTTCCGTCGGGCCAGCGAGATCAGTATTGCCAGCCAGGTGTCGGGCATGGCCGAGAGTTACACTGCGTCCAGCATCGCCCAGA TTGCTGCCAAGTGGTGGGGTCAGAAGCGTATCGACTACGCCCTGTACTGCCCGGACGCCCTGACGGCCTTTCCCACCGTGGCGCTGCCTCACCTCTTCCACGCCAGCTACTGGGAGTCCACCGACGTGGTCTCCTTCCTGCTGAGACAG GTCATGCGCCACGACTGTTCTAGCATCCTGGACCTGGATGGCAAGGAAGTGTCCGTGTTTAGCCCCTCAAAGCCCAGAGAGAAGTGGCAGCGCAGGCGGACCCACGTGAAACTAAGG aatgTGACAGCCAACCACCGGGTCAATGACGCACTGGCCAATGAGGACGGGCCGCAGGTGTTGATGGGCCGCTTTATGTATGGCCCCCTGGACATGGTCACCCTGACAGGGGAGAAG GTGGACATTCACATCATGCTGCAACCTCCCTCTGGGGAGTGGCTCTACTTGGACACGCTGGTGACCAGCAGCAGCGGCCGCGTCTCCTACACTATCCCGGAGACGCAGCGCTTGGGAGTGGGCGTCTACCCTATCAAGATGGTGGTCAG GGGCGACCACACCTTCGCCGACAGCTACATCACGGTGCTGCCCAAGGGCACGGAGTTCGTGGTCTTCAGCATTGACGGCTCCTTTGCCGCAAGCGTGTCCATCATGGGCAGCGACCCCAAAGTGCGAGCCGGGGCTGTGGACGTGGTGCG GCACTGGCAAGACCTGGGCTACCTCATCATCTACGTGACTGGCCGGCCCGACATGCAGAAGCAGAGGGTAGTGGCGTGGCTGGCACAGCACAACTTCCCCCATGGCGTGGTGTCCTTCTGTGATGGCCTGGTCCACGACCCGCTCCGGCACAAGGCCAACTTTCTCAAGCTGCTCATCACGGAG CTGCACCTGCGCGTGCATGCTGCCTACGGGTCCACCAAGGATGTGGCGGTCTACAGTTCCATCAGCCTGTCCCCCATGCAGATCTACATCGTGGGCCGGCCCACCAAGAAGCTGCAGCAGCAGTGCCAG TTCATCACGGACGGCTATGCAGCTCACCTGGCCCAGCTCAAGTACAACCACCGAGCCCGGCCCGCCCGCAACACGACCACCCGCATGGCTCTGCGCAAGGGCAGCTTTGGCCTGCCTGGCCAGGGTGACTTCCTACGCTCCCGGAACCACTTGCTCCGCACCATCTCAGCCCAGCCCAGCGGGCCCAGCCACCGGCACGAGCAAACGCCAAGCCAGGCAGACACAGAGCAGAGGGGCCAGCGCAGCATGAGCATGGCCGCTGGCTGCTGGGGCCGAAACGTGGCCGGCCGGCTGGAGCCGGGAGCCAGCACTGGCCCCAAGTAG
- the PITPNM2 gene encoding membrane-associated phosphatidylinositol transfer protein 2 isoform X3: MIIKEYRIPLPMTVEEYRIAQLYMIQKKSRNETSGEGSGVEILENRPYTDGPGGSGQYTHKVYHVGMHIPGWFRSILPKAALRVVEESWNAYPYTRTRFTCPFVEKFSIDIETFYKSDSGENPNVFNLSPAEKNQLTIDFIDIVKDPMPPSEYKTDEDPRLFHSIKTQRGPLADNWIEEYQRRLLPLMCAYKLCKVEFRYWGMQSKIERFIHDTGLRKVMVRAHRQAWCWQDEWFGLSMENIRELEKEAQLMLSRKMAQFAQDKEEEEEEAAELTKNPQDLVSRESPQPSISSSGEPLPGRGGLKKQWSTSSKSSRSSKRGASPSRHSLSEWRMQSIARDSDESSEDEFFDAHEDLSDPEEMYPKDISKWDSNDLMDKIEGPEPDTTQDSLFGQNAPEYRVISSVEQLNIIEDEASPPLAVAPSKIHVLLLLLHGGTLLDRGAGDPSSKQGDANTIATVFDSVVRVHYPSALGRLAIRLVPCPPVCSDAFALISNLSPYSHDEGCLSSNQDHIPLAALPLLATSAPQYQDAVATVIQRANLAYGDFIKSQEGTAFSGQVCLIGDCVGGVLAFDALCHSNQPLCESQSSSRRGSVASVASVQDADLLAPGTLVNAANCPSSSNLESSRHLSRSNIDIPHSNGTEDPKRQLPRKRSDSSTYELDTIQQHQAFLSSLHARVLRKESGARRSSSSTVLDSAGTPSKFDFEIADLFLFGCPLGLVLALRKTVIPALDIFQLRPACQQVYNLFHPADPSASRLEPLLERRFHALAPFSVPRYQRYPLGDGCSTLLADALQAHSAVLQEQATPSSPGVPPASRGFRRASEISIASQVSGMAESYTASSIAQIAAKWWGQKRIDYALYCPDALTAFPTVALPHLFHASYWESTDVVSFLLRQVMRHDCSSILDLDGKEVSVFSPSKPREKWQRRRTHVKLRNVTANHRVNDALANEDGPQVLMGRFMYGPLDMVTLTGEKVDIHIMLQPPSGEWLYLDTLVTSSSGRVSYTIPETQRLGVGVYPIKMVVRGDHTFADSYITVLPKGTEFVVFSIDGSFAASVSIMGSDPKVRAGAVDVVRHWQDLGYLIIYVTGRPDMQKQRVVAWLAQHNFPHGVVSFCDGLVHDPLRHKANFLKLLITELHLRVHAAYGSTKDVAVYSSISLSPMQIYIVGRPTKKLQQQCQFITDGYAAHLAQLKYNHRARPARNTTTRMALRKGSFGLPGQGDFLRSRNHLLRTISAQPSGPSHRHEQTPSQADTEQRGQRSMSMAAGCWGRNVAGRLEPGASTGPK; the protein is encoded by the exons ATGATCATAAAGGAATACCGGATCCCTCTGCCGATGACCGTGGAGGAGTACCGCATCGCCCAGCTCTACATGATCCAG AAGAAGAGCCGGAATGAAACGTCAGGCGAGGGCAGCGGCGTGGAGATCCTAGAGAACCGGCCGTACACTGACGGCCCCGGGGGCTCGGGCCAGTACACGCACAAGGTCTACCATGTGGGCATGCATATCCCGGGCTGGTTCCGCTCCATTCTGCCCAAGGCCGCCCTGCGGGTGGTGGAGGAATCCTGGAACGCGTACCCCTACACCCGGACCCG GTTCACTTGTCCTTTCGTGGAGAAATTTTCCATCGACATCGAGACTTTCTACAAAAGCGACTCGGGCGAAAACCCCAACGTGTTCAACCTGTCTCCTGCGGAGAAGAACCAACTGACCATCG ACTTCATCGACATCGTCAAGGACCCCATGCCCCCCAGCGAGTACAAGACGGACGAGGACCCCCGGCTCTTCCACTCCATCAAGACGCAGCGAGGACCCCTGGCCGACAACTGGATCGAGGAGTATCAGCGGCGCCTCCTGCCCCTCATGTGCGCCTACAAACTATGCAAGGTGGAGTTCCGCTACTGGGGTATGCAGTCCAAGATCGAGAGGTTCATCCACGACACAG GCCTGCGGAAGGTGATGGTCCGTGCCCACAGACAGGCCTGGTGCTGGCAGGACGAGTGGTTTGGGCTGAGCATGGAGAACATTCGAGAGCTGGAGAAGGAGGCGCAGCTCATGCTGTCCCGCAAGATGGCCCAGTTCGCACAGgacaaggaggaagaggaggaggaggccgcGGAGCTCACCAAGAATCCCCAGGACCTGGTCTCGAGGGAGTCTCCCCAGCCTAGTATCAGCAGCAGCGGGGAGCCCCTGCCTGGCCGGGGGGGCCTCAAGAAACAGTGGTCCACGTCCTCCAAGTCCTCACGGTCATCCAAGCGGGGAG CCAGCCCTTCCCGGCACAGCCTGTCTGAGTGGCGAATGCAGAGCATTGCCCGGGACTCGGACGAGAGCTCGGAGGATGAGTTCTTCGATGCACATG AGGACTTGTCGGACCCCGAGGAGATGTATCCCAAGGATATCAGCAAGTGGGACTCCAACGACCTCATGGACAAAATCGAAGGCCCTGAGCCGGACACAACACAGG ACAGCCTGTTTGGCCAGAATGCCCCCGAGTACCGTGTCATCTCCAGCGTTGAGCAGCTGAATATCATAGAG GACGAGGCCAGCCCCCCTCTTGCGGTTGCACCCTCCAAGATCcatgtgctgctgctgctgttacaCGGGGGGACACTCCTGGACAGGGGCGCAGGGGACCCCAGCTCCAAGCAGGGTGATGCCAACACCATAGCCACCGTCTTCGACTCCGTGGTGCGGGTGCACTATCCCAGCGCCCTGGGCCGCCTCGCCATCCGCCTGGTGCCCTGTCCACCCGTCTGCTCTGACGCCTTCGCGCTCATCTCCAA TCTCAGTCCCTACAGCCACGACGAAGGCTGCTTGTCCAGCAACCAGGATCACATCCCCCTGGCAGCTCTGCCCCTGCTGGCCACCTCTGCGCCCCAGTACCAGGACGCCGTGGCCACAGTCATCCAAAGGGCCAACCTGGCCTACGGGGACTTCATCAAGTCCCAGGAGGGCACAGCCTTCAGCGGGCAG GTCTGTCTGATCGGGGACTGCGTGGGGGGCGTCCTGGCATTCGACGCCTTGTGCCACAGCAACCAGCCGCTTTGCGAAAGCCAGAGCAGCAGCCGACGGGGTAGCGTGGCCAGCGTGGCCAGCGTGCAG GACGCGGACCTGTTGGCCCCAGGCACCCTGGTGAACGCAGCGAACTGCCCCAGCAGCAGCAACCTGGAGAGCAGCCGGCACCTCAGCCGCAGCAACATTGACATCCCGCACAGCAACGGCACCGAGGACCCCAAAAGGCAGCTGCCCCGCAAGAGGAGCGACTCGTCCACCTATGAGCTGGACACCATTCAGCAGCACCAGGCCTTTCTGTCCAG CCTCCATGCCCGGGTCCTGAGGAAGGAATCTGGTGCCCGCCGTTCCAGCAGCTCCACCGTGCTGGATAGCGCTGGCACCCCGAGCAAGTTTGACTTCGAGATCGCAGACCTCTTCCTCTTCGGATGTCCCCTGGGGCTGGTGCTGGCCCTACGGAAAACCGTCATTCCAGCCCTGGACA TTTTCCAGCTGCGGCCCGCCTGCCAGCAAGTATACAACCTCTTCCACCCCGCCGACCCCTCGGCCTCACGTCTGGAGCCCCTACTTGAGCGCCGCTTCCACGCCTTGGCCCCCTTCAGTGTCCCTCGATACCAGCGCTACCCGCTGGGGGACGGCTGCTCCACGCTGCTGG CGGATGCACTCCAGGCCCACAGCGCGGTCTTGCAGGAGCAGGCGACCCCCTCCTCACCCGGCGTGCCCCCTGCTTCCCGAGGCTTCCGTCGGGCCAGCGAGATCAGTATTGCCAGCCAGGTGTCGGGCATGGCCGAGAGTTACACTGCGTCCAGCATCGCCCAGA TTGCTGCCAAGTGGTGGGGTCAGAAGCGTATCGACTACGCCCTGTACTGCCCGGACGCCCTGACGGCCTTTCCCACCGTGGCGCTGCCTCACCTCTTCCACGCCAGCTACTGGGAGTCCACCGACGTGGTCTCCTTCCTGCTGAGACAG GTCATGCGCCACGACTGTTCTAGCATCCTGGACCTGGATGGCAAGGAAGTGTCCGTGTTTAGCCCCTCAAAGCCCAGAGAGAAGTGGCAGCGCAGGCGGACCCACGTGAAACTAAGG aatgTGACAGCCAACCACCGGGTCAATGACGCACTGGCCAATGAGGACGGGCCGCAGGTGTTGATGGGCCGCTTTATGTATGGCCCCCTGGACATGGTCACCCTGACAGGGGAGAAG GTGGACATTCACATCATGCTGCAACCTCCCTCTGGGGAGTGGCTCTACTTGGACACGCTGGTGACCAGCAGCAGCGGCCGCGTCTCCTACACTATCCCGGAGACGCAGCGCTTGGGAGTGGGCGTCTACCCTATCAAGATGGTGGTCAG GGGCGACCACACCTTCGCCGACAGCTACATCACGGTGCTGCCCAAGGGCACGGAGTTCGTGGTCTTCAGCATTGACGGCTCCTTTGCCGCAAGCGTGTCCATCATGGGCAGCGACCCCAAAGTGCGAGCCGGGGCTGTGGACGTGGTGCG GCACTGGCAAGACCTGGGCTACCTCATCATCTACGTGACTGGCCGGCCCGACATGCAGAAGCAGAGGGTAGTGGCGTGGCTGGCACAGCACAACTTCCCCCATGGCGTGGTGTCCTTCTGTGATGGCCTGGTCCACGACCCGCTCCGGCACAAGGCCAACTTTCTCAAGCTGCTCATCACGGAG CTGCACCTGCGCGTGCATGCTGCCTACGGGTCCACCAAGGATGTGGCGGTCTACAGTTCCATCAGCCTGTCCCCCATGCAGATCTACATCGTGGGCCGGCCCACCAAGAAGCTGCAGCAGCAGTGCCAG TTCATCACGGACGGCTATGCAGCTCACCTGGCCCAGCTCAAGTACAACCACCGAGCCCGGCCCGCCCGCAACACGACCACCCGCATGGCTCTGCGCAAGGGCAGCTTTGGCCTGCCTGGCCAGGGTGACTTCCTACGCTCCCGGAACCACTTGCTCCGCACCATCTCAGCCCAGCCCAGCGGGCCCAGCCACCGGCACGAGCAAACGCCAAGCCAGGCAGACACAGAGCAGAGGGGCCAGCGCAGCATGAGCATGGCCGCTGGCTGCTGGGGCCGAAACGTGGCCGGCCGGCTGGAGCCGGGAGCCAGCACTGGCCCCAAGTAG